In Halobaculum sp. XH14, a single genomic region encodes these proteins:
- a CDS encoding class I SAM-dependent methyltransferase, giving the protein MTPGRTPASDRPKSLAEIRATYAEQAESIHRFERVNRLLTGRYRRERFGDVTGRVLDVACGTGTNFRYLPDGIELVGIDISPEMLAKAEEQLAALGMDGTLRNVDAEALEFEDDGFDAVISALSTCTFPDPVAALREMARVCKPDGTVRLVEHGRSDVAPFARFQEWRADAHYERNCCRWTQEPSAVVAAAGLSVRDSSTGLFGTITTFEIDPE; this is encoded by the coding sequence ATGACGCCCGGTCGGACGCCGGCGTCGGACCGACCGAAGTCCCTCGCCGAGATTCGGGCGACGTACGCCGAGCAGGCCGAGTCGATCCACCGGTTCGAGCGGGTGAACCGGCTGCTTACCGGCCGGTACCGTCGCGAGCGGTTCGGGGACGTGACGGGCCGGGTGCTCGACGTCGCCTGCGGGACGGGGACGAACTTCCGCTATCTCCCGGACGGGATCGAACTCGTCGGCATCGACATCAGCCCGGAGATGCTGGCGAAGGCCGAAGAGCAGCTCGCGGCCCTCGGGATGGACGGGACGCTCCGGAACGTGGACGCGGAGGCGCTCGAGTTCGAGGACGACGGGTTCGACGCGGTGATCTCGGCGCTCTCGACCTGCACGTTCCCGGACCCCGTGGCCGCGCTCCGGGAGATGGCGCGCGTCTGTAAGCCGGACGGGACCGTTCGGCTCGTCGAACACGGCCGGAGCGACGTCGCCCCCTTCGCGCGATTCCAGGAGTGGCGTGCGGACGCCCACTACGAGCGGAACTGTTGCCGATGGACTCAGGAGCCGAGCGCGGTCGTCGCGGCCGCGGGGCTGTCCGTGCGGGATTCGAGCACCGGGCTGTTCGGCACGATCACCACGTTCGAGATCGACCCCGAGTGA
- the merB gene encoding organomercurial lyase → MSDSRCRCCDPTDAPTTDRPASTDRWLDERPAGDASLPPDVADRMNEFYGTSIGTIDEFVAATRVATGGGAIAREDLCHVEVETPHVARTAGERHHFRCFLDGIALAFIAEEPVEISTVSPSGAPIELDATPDGDVAATPSEAVMSLGIAADVATGDDTASVDDAATGDDTAHVDGAPAVEAVYGAVCPAVKAFPSREHYEGWAAGVDAATVGLPLPLGASIAAALTGER, encoded by the coding sequence ATGTCGGATTCCAGGTGCCGTTGCTGTGACCCCACGGACGCACCGACGACCGACCGTCCCGCGTCGACGGACCGCTGGCTCGACGAGCGCCCGGCGGGCGACGCGTCGCTCCCGCCCGACGTGGCCGACCGCATGAACGAGTTCTACGGGACGTCGATCGGGACGATCGACGAGTTCGTGGCCGCGACCCGCGTCGCGACGGGTGGCGGCGCGATCGCCCGCGAGGACCTCTGTCACGTCGAGGTGGAGACACCCCACGTCGCCAGGACGGCCGGGGAGCGCCACCACTTCCGGTGTTTCCTCGACGGGATCGCGCTCGCGTTCATCGCCGAGGAGCCGGTCGAGATCAGCACCGTGAGCCCCTCCGGAGCGCCGATCGAACTCGACGCGACGCCCGACGGCGACGTCGCTGCGACGCCGTCCGAGGCGGTGATGTCGCTGGGGATCGCGGCGGACGTGGCGACCGGCGACGACACGGCGTCCGTCGACGACGCAGCGACCGGTGACGATACGGCCCACGTCGACGGCGCGCCGGCCGTCGAGGCCGTCTACGGGGCCGTCTGCCCGGCCGTGAAGGCGTTCCCCTCGCGGGAGCACTACGAGGGCTGGGCGGCGGGCGTCGACGCCGCCACCGTCGGGCTCCCGCTTCCGCTCGGAGCGTCGATCGCCGCCGCCCTGACGGGGGAGCGTTGA
- a CDS encoding UvrD-helicase domain-containing protein, which produces MTEPNDRQRRLIESTEGIHVVDAGAGTGKTFTVTRRYANVVSRDAVDPEDVLLVTFTDGAATEMRERIVSRSEYGMRTLSDAPIQTFHSLCHDLLVEHGFAAPTLLDIDDRVTRSTRLLEDETVEAERFREFVRGFSEDHPEYDEFFRAVADPTELLDLLKRLAAKGVFPTGDGWYRNGERHLEGEFDAFREAFDELNRPRNGGSKQSRLRERLGRYGRDRCYLPDAPDRSELRGEGTKRVPDDVARRAFEEDREGLTSFVHDVYHEYLAFALGRNYLNFSFLQLLAFVLLCEDHRLREAVEFEYVMVDEFQDTSEIQFKLALLLAGTDNVCVVGDWKQSIYSFQYAAVENITDFESRLDRFVGELNDDHERVSWPTGPITEVELVENYRSTQSILDFSEESLLTPAASTDEVDVDAVRERVVSLSADTDHDHSRIEAIRHEDEHEAVLTKLQELVGNEAYRVEDDGERRPPEYGDVAVLTRTREFGRDLLSAADEYGVPLAYEGGIELFRSDPAKLLLAWLRILESDADRGWAVVLEEAGYALDEIRHVLETGEFPENMASFRADLDARETVGSVARLVCSRYDYDGASADELLTTVQSVHDETTMTRGELVRYIERGIEAGSTHEIDAGAGTNSVTVRTIHAAKGLEHPIVVLANMNRHRFPPSGGSGGTITFDDTVGLRQRTRYADDHGRPHLYDDWRSDVLRTCLPRGYDEERRLLYVAMTRAEHHLILSAGETPNTFIEELPVELEELEPDVQQDRGQETIQSRLQISVPTPEGPIGQTPHTLMREDVFEDVEEGRGTEFGTRTHEFAERYVNGEAAEPANEDERTVKRFLDSLDGELRVEADAFLPLTVDGERVAISGIVDLVHLRPDSAEIVDFKTDLSRHAEAEYRKQLSVYYHVLNEWFPEREVTAGILYTADGTHVELEPLSRSELARIVGDAIESERHRA; this is translated from the coding sequence ATGACCGAACCGAACGACCGGCAGCGACGGCTCATCGAGAGCACGGAGGGGATCCACGTCGTCGACGCCGGCGCCGGGACGGGGAAGACGTTCACCGTGACGCGCCGGTACGCGAACGTCGTCTCACGGGACGCGGTCGACCCCGAGGACGTCCTCCTCGTGACGTTCACGGACGGCGCGGCGACCGAGATGAGAGAGCGCATCGTCTCCCGCTCCGAGTACGGCATGCGTACCCTCTCGGACGCCCCCATCCAGACGTTCCACAGCCTCTGTCACGACCTCCTCGTGGAGCACGGCTTCGCGGCGCCGACGCTGCTGGACATCGACGACCGCGTCACCCGTTCGACGCGTCTCCTCGAGGACGAGACCGTCGAGGCCGAGCGCTTCCGGGAGTTCGTCCGCGGGTTCAGCGAGGACCACCCCGAGTACGACGAGTTCTTCCGGGCGGTCGCGGACCCGACCGAACTCCTCGACCTGCTCAAACGGCTCGCGGCCAAGGGCGTGTTCCCCACGGGCGACGGCTGGTACCGGAACGGCGAGCGACACCTCGAGGGCGAGTTCGATGCGTTCAGGGAGGCGTTCGACGAGCTGAATCGGCCGCGGAACGGGGGTAGCAAGCAGTCGCGTCTCCGCGAGCGACTCGGCCGGTACGGGCGGGACAGATGCTACCTCCCCGATGCCCCCGACCGGTCGGAACTCCGCGGGGAGGGGACGAAACGGGTTCCCGATGACGTCGCACGGCGCGCGTTCGAGGAGGACCGGGAGGGGCTCACATCGTTCGTCCACGACGTCTACCACGAGTACCTGGCGTTCGCGCTGGGTCGGAACTACCTGAACTTCAGCTTCCTCCAGCTCCTCGCGTTCGTCCTGCTGTGTGAGGACCACCGGCTCCGGGAGGCGGTCGAGTTCGAGTACGTGATGGTCGACGAGTTCCAGGACACGAGCGAGATCCAGTTCAAGCTCGCGCTCCTGCTCGCGGGCACCGACAACGTCTGTGTCGTCGGCGACTGGAAGCAGAGCATCTACTCGTTCCAGTACGCCGCCGTCGAGAACATCACCGACTTCGAGTCCCGGCTGGACCGGTTCGTCGGAGAGCTGAACGACGACCATGAGCGGGTCTCGTGGCCGACCGGCCCGATCACCGAGGTCGAACTGGTCGAGAACTACCGCTCGACCCAGTCCATCCTCGACTTCTCCGAGGAGAGCCTCCTGACGCCCGCGGCGAGTACGGACGAGGTCGACGTCGACGCGGTCCGCGAGCGGGTCGTCTCGCTGTCGGCGGACACGGACCACGACCACTCCCGGATCGAGGCGATCCGCCACGAGGACGAACACGAGGCGGTCCTGACGAAGCTCCAGGAGCTGGTCGGGAACGAGGCGTACCGGGTCGAGGACGACGGCGAACGTCGACCACCCGAGTACGGCGACGTCGCGGTGCTCACCCGGACGCGGGAGTTCGGCAGGGACCTGCTCTCGGCCGCCGACGAGTACGGGGTTCCCCTGGCCTACGAGGGCGGCATCGAACTGTTCCGGTCGGACCCCGCGAAGCTCCTCCTCGCGTGGCTGCGGATCCTCGAGTCGGACGCCGACCGCGGCTGGGCGGTCGTCCTCGAGGAGGCGGGCTACGCGCTGGACGAGATCCGGCACGTCCTCGAGACCGGGGAGTTCCCCGAGAACATGGCGTCGTTCAGGGCGGACCTCGACGCGCGCGAAACCGTCGGCAGCGTCGCCCGCCTCGTCTGCTCGCGGTACGACTACGACGGCGCGTCCGCCGACGAACTCCTGACGACGGTCCAGTCGGTCCACGACGAGACGACGATGACCCGCGGGGAGCTGGTTCGGTACATCGAGCGCGGCATCGAGGCGGGCAGCACCCACGAGATCGACGCCGGCGCGGGCACGAACTCGGTGACGGTGCGGACGATCCACGCGGCGAAAGGGCTCGAACACCCGATCGTCGTCCTCGCCAACATGAACCGCCACCGGTTCCCGCCGTCCGGGGGGAGCGGCGGGACGATCACGTTCGACGACACGGTGGGGCTCCGTCAGCGAACGCGTTACGCGGACGACCACGGGCGGCCACACCTGTACGACGACTGGCGGTCGGACGTGCTTCGGACGTGTCTCCCGCGCGGCTACGACGAGGAGCGCCGGCTGCTGTACGTGGCGATGACCCGCGCCGAGCACCACCTGATCCTCTCGGCCGGGGAGACGCCCAACACGTTCATCGAGGAGCTCCCGGTCGAACTCGAGGAGCTGGAGCCGGACGTCCAGCAGGACCGGGGGCAGGAAACGATCCAGTCGAGGCTGCAGATCTCGGTTCCCACCCCTGAGGGGCCGATCGGGCAGACGCCCCACACCCTGATGCGCGAGGACGTGTTCGAGGACGTCGAGGAGGGCCGCGGGACGGAGTTCGGTACGCGAACGCACGAGTTCGCCGAGCGGTACGTGAACGGCGAGGCCGCGGAGCCGGCCAACGAGGACGAGCGAACCGTGAAGCGGTTCCTCGACTCGCTCGACGGTGAACTGCGGGTCGAGGCGGACGCGTTTCTCCCGCTCACCGTCGACGGCGAGCGCGTGGCGATCTCGGGGATCGTCGACCTCGTCCACCTCCGGCCCGATTCGGCGGAGATCGTCGACTTCAAGACCGACCTTAGTCGGCACGCCGAGGCCGAGTACCGGAAGCAGCTGAGCGTCTACTACCACGTCCTGAACGAGTGGTTCCCCGAGCGGGAGGTGACCGCCGGCATTCTCTACACGGCCGACGGGACCCACGTCGAACTGGAGCCGCTGTCGCGGTCGGAGCTCGCCCGGATCGTGGGGGACGCCATCGAGTCCGAGCGCCACCGGGCGTGA
- a CDS encoding winged helix-turn-helix transcriptional regulator: protein MDLLSRTYAMQLVCVVGAVGPVRYGEIEDAFGDVSSSTLSARLEEFVEAGYLSREQYDEIPPRVEYELTGSGEELCERLDPLLAWARRQDELP from the coding sequence ATGGACCTGCTCAGCCGGACGTACGCGATGCAGCTCGTCTGTGTCGTCGGCGCGGTCGGGCCGGTGCGGTACGGCGAGATCGAGGACGCGTTCGGCGACGTGAGCAGTTCGACGCTGTCCGCGCGGCTCGAGGAGTTCGTCGAGGCGGGGTATCTCTCCCGCGAGCAGTACGACGAGATCCCGCCCCGCGTCGAGTACGAGCTGACGGGTTCGGGCGAGGAGCTGTGCGAGCGGCTGGACCCGCTGCTCGCGTGGGCACGCCGGCAGGACGAGCTTCCATAG